The DNA region CCGCGCTGCCGGCCGCCCTGGAGCGCGGCGAGTTCTTCATCGAGTACCAGCCGCTGGTGCACCTCGGCGACGGCAGCGTGCACGGCGCGGAGGCGCTCGTACGGTGGTGCCACCCGCAGCACGGGGTGCTCGGCCCGGACCGCTTCATCCCGCTCGCCGAGAACACCGGGCTCATCGTGCCGCTGGGCCGCTGGGTGCTCCAGGAGGCGGTGCGCCAGGCCCGGTTCTGGCAGGACGAGGCGCCCGGCGGGCACCCCGCGACCGGGCCGCTGCGGATCAACGTCAACCTCTCGCCGACCCAGCTGCACCACCCCGGCCTGGTCGCCGAGACCGTCGACGTCCTGGAGCGCTCCGGCCTCGAACCGGGCGCGCTGTGCCTGGAGGTCACCGAGTCCGCGCTCATCGGCGCCGACGACGACCTCCTGAAGCCGCTGCGGCAACTCGCCGAGATGGGCGTGGACATCGCGCTCGACGACTTCGGCACCGGCTACTCCAACCTGGCCAACCTGCGCCGCCTCCCGGTGAGCGTCCTCAAGCTGGACCGCTCCTTCACCCAGGGCATGCAGCAGCACCCGGCGGACCCGGTCGACATCAAGATCGTCGAGGGCATCGTCCAGCTCGCCCACAGCCTCGAACTCGCCGTCACCGTCGAGGGCGTCGAAACCGGCGCCCAGGCCCAGCAACTCCGCGCCCTCGGCTGCGACACGGCCCAGGGCTGGTACTACGCCCGCCCGGGCGCCCCGGACCGGATCCGGTCGCTGGCGCTGGTGGACGCGGTGTAGGGGGCGGCGCGTTGCCGAACGGTGCCCGCACGCGGGGCGGGGCGCCGTGCCCACCCCGAACGGCGGGCCTCAGGCCAGCGGCCCGCCCCGGCGTGAGGCCATCAGGAGCTTCTGGAGCTCCCGGGCGGCCCGCGGCGGCGCGACGTCGCTGCGGTGGGCCAGGGCGATGGTGCGGCGGAGGCCCGGGCGGGCCAGGGCGGTGACGCGGAGGTCGCGGCCGGCGCGGGCGGCGACCATGGCCGGGACGACGGCGAGGCCGAGCCCGGCCCGGACGAAGCCGAGGACGGCGTCCAGCTCGCCGCCCTCGACCGTGAAGGAGGGCTCGAAGCCCTCCGCGCGGCAGGCGGCCACGGTCAGCTCCCGCAGGTCGTACCCGTGCCGGAACATCACCAGCGGCTGCTCCCGCAGCTCCGCGATCCGCACCGGCCGCCGCGGCGCCGGAGCCGAGGCCGACGACACCACCACCAGGTCCTCCGTCAGCAGCTCCACCGTGGTCAGCGCGGGCGACGGCGTCGGCAGCGGCAGCACCACCAGCGCCAGGTCGAGCGCGCCGCGCGCCAGCTCCCGTACCAGGTCGTGCGAGCCGCCCTCCTCGATCAGCAGCCGGATCCCCGGATGCAGGTCGTGGAAGTCGCGCAGCACGTCCGGCAGCAGCCCGGTGCACAGAGACGGCGTCGCGCCGAGCCGCACCCGGCCCCGCTTCAGCTGCACCAGCTCCTGCACCTCGTGCCGCGCGGTGTCCGTGTCGGCGAGGATCCGGCGGGCCAGCGGCAGCAGCGCCTCGCCCGCGTCGGTGAGCGCGATGTTCCCGCGGGCCCGGCTGAACAGCTCCGCGCCCAGCTCCTGCTCAAGCGCCTTGATCTGCTGTGAAAGTGAGGGCTGCGAGACATGCACCCGCTCGGCGGCCCGGGTGAAGTGGCGGGTCTCGGCGACGGCGACGAAGTACAGGAGCTGCTGGAACTGCATGCGTCAAGCCTACCCGCATTCATAGGTGGCGCCTATCGAGATGAGCCGAACCATGTCTTGGACCTCTCGGGTCCTTCGGCCCTAGCGTCTTTTCCATGGCTCTGGCAACGAAGTCCGCACGGCAGACCGCCCCACCCCCCGCCCCCACCCGCGGCTTCTGGGCGTCGACCCTCGGCAAGAAGACCGTGATGGCCGTGAGCGGCCTGATCATGCTCGCCTACCTCGTCGCGCACGTCGCGGGCAACCTCAAGATCTTCTTCGGCCCCGAGGAGTTCAACGGCTACGGCCACTGGCTGCGCGTCATGGGCGCCCCCGTCCTGCACCACCAGTGGGGCCTCTGGATCGCCCGGATCACGCTGCTCACCGCCGTCGTCGCGCACGCGGTCTCCGCGTACCAGCTCAGCCGCCGCGACCTCAAGGCCCGCCCCACCCGCTACGCGCACCGGCGCAAGGGCTCCTCCTACGCCACCCGCACCATGCGCTGGGGCGGCGTCATCCTCGGCCTCTTCATCGTCTGGCACGTCCTCGACCTCACCGCCGGCACCGTCCACACCGGCGGTTTCGAGGACGGCAAGCCCTACCAGAACGTGATCGACACCTTCTCCACCTGGTACGGCAACGTCATCTACATCGTCGCCATGCTCGCCGTGGGCCTCCACGTCCGGCACGGCTTCTGGAGCGCCGCCCAGACCCTCGGCGTCGGCAACGCCCGCCGCGAACGAGCCCTGAAATTCCTGGCGAACGCCCTCGCCCTCGTGCTGACCGCGGGCTTCATCGCCGTCCCCGTCGGCGTCATGACCGGAGTGGTGAACTGACCATGAGCAACCCCTCGATCAACCCCGACTTCACCGTCGGCGCACCCATCGCCGACACCGCCGCCCCCGCCGGACCCATCGCCGACCGCTGGGACACCCGCCGCTTCCAGGCGAAGCTCGTCAACCCCGCCAACCGCCGCGGCCACCGGATCATCGTCGTCGGCACCGGTCTGGCCGGCGGCTCCGCCGGCGCCACCCTCGCCGAACAGGGCTACCACGTCGTCCAGTTCTGCTACCAGGACTCCCCGCGCCGCGCCCACTCCATCGCCGCCCAGGGCGGCATCAACGCCGCCAAGAACTACCGCAACGACGGCGACTCCGTACACCGCCTCTTCTACGACACCGTCAAGGGCGGCGACTTCCGCGCCCGCGAGTCCAACGTGCACCGGCTCGCCCAGATCTCCGTCGAGATCATCGACCAGTGCGTCGCCCAGGGCGTCCCCTTCGCCCGCGAGTACGGCGGCCTGCTCGACACCCGCTCCTTCGGCGGCGTCCAGGTCTCCCGCACCTTCTACGCCCGCGGCCAGACCGGCCAGCAACTCCTCCTCGGCGCCTACCAGGCGCTGTCCCGGCAGATCGCCGCCGGCAACGTCGAGATGCACCCCCGTACGGAGATGCTCGACCTCATCGTGGTCGACGGCCGGGCCCGCGGGATCGTCGCCCGCGACCTGATCACCGGCGCGATCTCCACCCATTACGCCGACGCCGTGGTCCTCGCCACCGGCGGCTACGGCAACGTCTTCTATCTCTCCACCAACGCCATGAACTCCAACGCCACCGCCGTGTGGCGGGCCCACCGGCGCGGCGCGTACTTCGCCAACCCCTGCTTCACCCAGATCCACCCCACCTGCATCCCGCGCACCGGCGACCACCAGTCCAAGCTCACCCTGATGAGCGAGTCGCTGCGCAACGACGGGCGCATCTGGGTCCCCAAGGCCCAGGGCGACACCCGCCCGCCGCACGCGATCCCCGAGGACGAGCGCGACTACTACCTGGAGCGGATCTACCCCTCCTTCGGCAACCTCGTGCCCCGCGACATCGCCTCCCGCGCCGCCAAGAACGTCTGCGACGAGGGTCGCGGCGTCGGCCCGGGCGGACAGGGCGTCTACCTCGACTTCGCCGACGCCATCCGGCGGATGGGCCGCGCCAAGGTCGAGGAGAAGTACGGCAACCTCTTCGACATGTACGAGCGGATCACCGCCGAGAACCCCTACGAGACGCCGATGCGGATCTACCCCGCCGTGCACTACACGATGGGCGGACTCTGGGTCGACTACGACCTCCAGACCACGATCCCCGGCCTCTTCGCCATCGGCGAGGCCAACTTCTCCGACCACGGCGCCAACCGGCTCGGCGCCTCCGCCCTCATGCAGGGCCTCGCCGACGGCTACTTCGTGCTCCCGGCCACCATCAACGACTACCTGGCCCGCCACCCGCACGCCGAACCCGTCACCGACGCCCACCCCGCCGTCCGGGACGTGCTCGCCGAGACCGAGGACCGGCTGAACCTCCTCCTCGCCGTCGACGGCGACCGCACCCCCGACTCCTTCCACCGTGAACTCGGCGAAGTCATGTGGGAGTTCTGCGGCATGGCCCGCACCGAGGAGGGCCTGCGCAAGGCGCTGCGCCGCATCCCCGAGATCCGCGAGGAGTTCTGGCGCCGGATCAAGGTCCCCGGCACCGGAGAAGAGTTCAACCAGTCGCTCGAGAAGGCCAACCGGATCGTCGACTACCTGGAGCTCGCCGAGCTGATGTGCCTCGACGCCCTGCACCGGGCCGAGTCCTGCGGCGGCCACTTCCGCGAGGAGTCCCAGACCCCGGACGGCGAGGCCGCCCGCCGCGACGAGGAGTTCTCGTACGCCGCGGCCTGGGAGTTCGCCGATGGGGCCGCCCCCGTCCTCCACAAGGAGGACCTCACCTTCGAGTACGTCCACCCCACCCAGCGGAGCTACGCATGAGGCTGAACCTGCGCGTCTGGCGCCAGCAGAACGGCGTCGCCGAGGGCGCCATGGCCACCTACGAGGTCGACGGCATCTCGCCCGACATGTCCTTCCTGGAGATGCTGGACACCCTCAACGAGGAGCTGATCCTGCGCGGCGAGGACCCCGTCGCCTTCGACCACGACTGCCGCGAGGGCATCTGCGGCGCCTGCAGCCTCGTCATCAACGGCGACGCCCACGGCCCCGAGCGCACCACCTCCTGCCAGCTGCACATGCGGTCCTTCCGCGACGGCGACACCATCGACGTCGAGCCCTGGCGGGCCGCCGCCTTCCCGGTCGTCAAGGACCTGGTCGTCGACCGCTCCGCCTTCGACCGGATCATCCAGGCCGGCGGTTACGTCAGCGTCCCCACCGGCTCCGCGCCCGAGGCGCACGCCACCCCGGTCCCCAAGGCCGACGCCGACCTCGCCTTCGAGCACGCCGAGTGCATCGGCTGCGGCGCCTGCGTCGCGGCCTGCCCCAACGGCTCCGCCATGCTGTTCACCTCGGCCAAGGTCAACCATCTGAACGTGCTGCCGCAGGGCGCGCCCGAGCGGGAGACCCGGGTCCTCGACATGGTCGCCCAGATGGACGCCGAGGGCTTCGGCGGCTGCACGCTCACCGGCGAGTGCGCCACCGCCTGCCCCAAGGGCATCCCGCTGCCCTCGATCGCCGCCATGAACAAGGAGTGGCTGCGGGCCCGCCGCAAGGCCGCCCGCTCCTAGCCCTCAGCCCTCAGCCCTCACCGGCGCAGGTACGCGAGGACGGCGAGCACCCGCCGGTTGTCGTCGGCCGACGGCTCGATCCGAAGCTTCCCGAAGATGCCCGCCGTGTGCTTCGCCACCGCGCTCTCACTGATGTGGAGCGCGGTGGCGACCGCCGCGTTCGACCGGCCCTCCGCCATCAGCCGCAGCACCTCGTGCTCGCGCGGGGTGAGCGCGGCCGTGTTCCCGCGCGCGTCGCTGCGGGCGAGCAGCCGGGCCACCACCTGCGGGTCGAGCACCGTGCCGCCCGCGGCCACCGTCCGTACCGCGTCGACGAATTGAGCGGTGTGCGTCACCCGGTCCTTCAGGAGATAGCCGACGGCGCCCTCCCCGCCGGCCAGCAACTCCTGCGCGTACAACTGCTCCACGTACTGCGACAGGATGAGGACCGGGAACCCCGGCCGCTCCCGGCGCGCGTCCAGGGCGGCCCGCAGCCCCTCGTCGGTGAAGCCCGGCGGCAGCCGGATGTCGATCACGGCCACGTCCGGGCGCTCCTCGCGCAGGGCGCGGACCAGGGCGGGATGGTTGTCGACGGCGGCGACCACCTCACAGCCGTGCTCCTCCAGGGTGCGGGTCAGCCCGTCCCGGAGGAGGAAGAGGTCTTCGGCGAGGACGACGCGCACGGTATCTCCAGGGTCGCGAGGGTGGGGCCGCCCGGCGGACTGTCCAGGGCGAGGGTTCCGTCGAAGGCGCGCAGCCGGCGCCGCACACCGTGCAGACCGCCGCCGTCCCCGTCCGCGGCATAGGCCGCGCCGCCGTGCCCGTCGTCGGCGACGGTCACCCGCAACAGCCCGTCGGCGCCGCCGGTGTGCGTGAGGACGATCCGGACCTCGCGGGCGCCGGCGTGCTTGGCCGCGTTGGCGAGGAGTTCGGCCACCGCGAAGTAGGCCGCGGACTCCACGGCCGCCGGCAGCCGGCCCGGCGGCAGACCGGCGGTGTCCACCGCCACGTCGAGGAAGGAGTCGAGGGCCAGCGACCGCACCGCGTCACCCAGCCCCCGGTCGGCCAGGACCGGCGGCAGGATCCCGTGCACCAGCTCCCGCAGATCCCCGAGCGCCCGCTCGGACACCTCCCGCGCGTCCGCGAGCAGCGCCCGCGCGGCGGCCGGATCCTCGTCGAGCCGCCGGGCCGCCTCCGCCAGGGTCATCCCGAGCGCCACGAGCCGCGCCTGCGCCCCGTCATGCAAGTCCCGCTCGATCCGCCGCAGTTCGGCCGCCTGGAAGTCGAGCGCGTCGGCCCGGGTTCCGGTCAGCTGGTCGATCCGGCGGGCGAGCACCGTCTCGTACGGTACGGAGAGCGCGCGCCGGCTCCAACGGGCGTACCCGGCCAGCGTCCACGGCGCCAGTGCCACCGAGCCCGCGACGAAGCCGAGCCCGAGCAGCGCCGCAGCGACCGCGGTGGCGGGGGAGACCACCGGCACGAAGGCGTACCAGTTGCCGTCCCCCAACTCCCGCCACACGAACGGCTGGACCACCGCGCCGAACACCCCGAACCAGAACAGCGAGAGCGGCACCGCGACGAGCAGACCGCCGGTCAGCGGCTCCAGCCACGCCCAGCGCAGATCCCGCCAGAAGCCCTCGTCGCCGAGGACGGCCCTGGCCGTACGGGGGAGGGATCCCGGGGCGGCGATGTCGATCCCCGACCAGCGGGCGAGCCGGGCCCGCCGCGCGTCGGAGCGGCGGCGCAGGGCGGCCGCCACCGGCGGCAGCAGCGGAAAGCCGAGCCCGACCGGCAGCAGGAGCAGCGCGAACACCACCCCGCTCCCGTACAGGGGGAGGACGAGTGTGCGCAGCGACACCCGCTGGCAGCGGACCAGCGCCGTCCAGGCGCCCCGCACTCTCCCCACCCGTCGTTCCCCCATGTCAGAGCGCGCCCCGCCGCGCCGCCACGATGGTATCCAGCGGCGCCCGCCGCCCGGCCGCCACCACCCACGGCACCGCCGCGACCAGGCACGCGAGACCGAACAGCACCATCGGCGCCGCCGCCCCCGACTCCTCGTCCATGAACAGCAGCATCCCCAGGTTCACCAGCGTGTGGAAGCCGCCCGCGAGCAGCAGCCGGTTCGCCCGGATCCGCTCCAGACCGAGGCCGAGCACCACCGACATCGCCACCGTCGCCACCAAGAACCCCGCCGCGTACGCCGGCGTCTCGGCGAACACCCCCACGTGCCACACCCCCCACACCGCACCGACCAGGACGGAGGCCACCCACGGGCCGAACCGGGCGCCCAGCAGCGGCTGGAGGAAGCAGCGCCAGCCGATCTCCTCCCCGCAGGCGCCGACCAGCTGCGCCGCCACGACCAGCGCGAAGGGGTGGGCGAGGCTCCGGGGATCGGTGAACCCGGGACCGCCGGTCCACAACGCGTACGCTCCCGCCGCAAGGCCGATGATCAACGGCGCCGTGAGCAGCAGCCCCAGGCCCCGCGCGCGGCCCCCGCGTGCCGGCAGCGTCCCGGCGAGCCGGTCCCGGATCCGCCCCGGCCACAGCAGGGCCACCGCCAGGACCCCAGCCGCCGGCCCGAACTGGGTCAGCTGCACCACCTCGGCGGGCACCCCCGTCGCCGGCTGCACCGCCCCGAGCAGCCCCGCCGCCACGAATGCGACAGCGAGGAACACCCCCGTCTCCGCCTTCCACACCCGCATGCCCCTCGGCCTCCCCGTCGTCCGGCTTCTCATCGGTCGACGTCGACTCTGCCGTCGGGAGCGGGCCCGGACACTGCCTCCAGGTGCCGGATCGGGGTGTACCTACCTACACCCGGAAGGGATGTAAGAGTCCGGGCTCAGGCGCCGACGGCGCGCAGGGTGCCCGGACGGCGGCCCATCAGGCCGTCGAGCGCCGACTCCGACGCCTCGTCGGCCGGCAGGTACACCACGAGGTGCTGGGCGTCCGTCTCGGTCGGCTCCAGCACCTCGTACGCGAGGCGCAGCTCACCCGCCTCCGGATGTACGAAGCGGTCCACGCCGGAGCGGGAGGGTACGGGCGCGGGCGCGTCGAGCCGCGAGGAGAAGGCCGGGCCGGCGGTCACCGTCAGCTCCTGGACCAGCTCGGCCATGTGCGGATCGTTCCGGGTGATCGACAGCTGCAGCCCCGCCACCTGCTGGTCCGCCACCCGGTCCCAGTCCGGGTAGACCGTACGGGCCCTGGGGTCGGTGAAGACGAAACGCGGCAGGCTCGGCCGGTCGTCGTCGAGCAGACCCACGGGGCCGGCGAGCCGGGCGTAGCCGTCGGTGTGCGCCACGACCTCGCCCAGCATGTTCAGAACCACCGCCGGGGTCGGGCCGAGCCGGTCGAGCAGGGCCCGGACCGTGGCCCGCACCTCCTGCGCCGGGGCGGGCGCCCGGGTGCAGATGTGGTGGTGGGAGCCCGACTTCATCAGGTTCCGCAGGTGCAGCCGGGCTTCGAGCGGCAGCCGCAGGGCCTCGCTCAGGGCGCCGAGCACCTGCGGCGAGGGGTTGCGGTCCCGGCCCTGTTCCAGGCGGGCCAGATACTCCACGCTGATCCCCGCCAGCATGGCCAGCTCCGCCCGGCGCAGTCCCGGGGTGCGCCGCCTCGGGCCCGCCGGGAGGCCGGCCTCGGCGGGGGGCACGGCCTCACGACGGGCGCGCAGGAACGCGCCCAGCTCGTTGTCGCTCATCGGTCCAGCGTACGGGCGCGGCCGCGGGCGAGGGTGGCCCTGTCACTACCAGGCTCGTCACTACCAGGCTCCGTACTACCCGTCTCGGCACGGCCTTCCTCCGGCCCCGGCGGCGCGGCAGCGTGGGTGCCATGACCACCGAATCCCGCCCCACCACGCCCGCCACGCCCACCGTCCTGCCGCTCGCCCCGGGCCGCTGGGCCTTCGACCCGCTGCACTCCGCCGTCGGCTTCACCATCCGCCACTTCGGGATCTCCAAGGTGCGCGGCCGCTTCAACGAGCTCCAGGCCGAGCTGGTCGTCGGCGACACCCTGGAGACCTCCTCGATCACCGCGACCGTGGCGCTCGCCTCCGTCGACACCGGCAACCCGGACCGGGACGCCCACGTCCGCGCCGCCGACCTGCTCGACGTCGAGAAGCGGCCCACGATGACCTTCCGCTCCACCCGGATCGCCGGGGACGGCGAGGAGTGGACCCTGGAGGGCGAGCTCACCATCGGCGACGTCACCCGGCCGATCGTCTTCGACGTCGAGTTCGGCGGGGTCGTCGACAACCCGGTGGACGGGCACCAGCACGCCGGCTTCGACGCCACCGGCGAGTTCCGGCGCAGCGACTACGGCCTGGACTTCGCGCCCGGCGTCCTCGGCGACGTCATCAAGGTCACCCTCGAGGTGCAGTTCCTCGACCCCCGCTGACCACCGGTACCTCCGGTGATCGCCGGTGACCTCCGGCGGGGAGTCCAGGGGCTTCAGAGCCCGAGCCGGGCCGCGAGGAACCGCGCGGTCCGGCTCCCCGGCGTCCGGGCCACCTCCGCCGGGGTCCCCTCGGCCACGATCCGGCCGCCCTCCGCGCCGCCGCCCGGCCCCAGGTCGAGCACCCGGTCGGCGGTGGCCACCACGTCCATGTCGTGCTCGACCACGACCACCGTGTGCCCGGCGTCGGCGAGCCCGTGCAGCTGCCGCATCAGCACCTCCACGTCCGCCGGGTGCAGCCCGGTCGTCGGCTCGTCCAGGACGTACAGGGTGTGCGCGCGGCGCGGTCGCTGCAGCTCGGCGGCGAGCTTGATGCGCTGGGCCTCGCCGCCGGACAGTTCGGTGGCCGGCTGCCCGAGCCGCAGATAGCCGAGGCCGACGTCGAGCAGGGTGCGCAGCGCGCGGGCCGCCGCCGGGACGTCGGCGAAGAAGTCGCCGGCCGCCTCCACCGTCAGGTCGAGCACCTCCGCGATGGTCAGCCCGCGCAGCCGCACCTGAAGGGTCTCCGGGTTGTAGCGGGCCCCCTGACAGTCCGGGCACGGCGCGTACGTGCTCGGCAGGAACAGCAGCTCCACCGAGACGAAGCCCTCGCCCTGACAGGTCTCACAGCGCCCGCCGGGCACATTGAAGGAGAACCGCCCCGCCTTGTAGCCGCGCTCCCGGGCCTCCTCCGTCTCCGTGAACAGCTTGCGCACCACGTCGAACAGGCCCGTGTACGTGGCGAGGTTGGAGCGCGGGGTCCGGCCGATCGGCTTC from Streptomyces fradiae includes:
- a CDS encoding helix-turn-helix domain-containing protein is translated as MSDNELGAFLRARREAVPPAEAGLPAGPRRRTPGLRRAELAMLAGISVEYLARLEQGRDRNPSPQVLGALSEALRLPLEARLHLRNLMKSGSHHHICTRAPAPAQEVRATVRALLDRLGPTPAVVLNMLGEVVAHTDGYARLAGPVGLLDDDRPSLPRFVFTDPRARTVYPDWDRVADQQVAGLQLSITRNDPHMAELVQELTVTAGPAFSSRLDAPAPVPSRSGVDRFVHPEAGELRLAYEVLEPTETDAQHLVVYLPADEASESALDGLMGRRPGTLRAVGA
- a CDS encoding sensor domain-containing protein, producing MGRVRGAWTALVRCQRVSLRTLVLPLYGSGVVFALLLLPVGLGFPLLPPVAAALRRRSDARRARLARWSGIDIAAPGSLPRTARAVLGDEGFWRDLRWAWLEPLTGGLLVAVPLSLFWFGVFGAVVQPFVWRELGDGNWYAFVPVVSPATAVAAALLGLGFVAGSVALAPWTLAGYARWSRRALSVPYETVLARRIDQLTGTRADALDFQAAELRRIERDLHDGAQARLVALGMTLAEAARRLDEDPAAARALLADAREVSERALGDLRELVHGILPPVLADRGLGDAVRSLALDSFLDVAVDTAGLPPGRLPAAVESAAYFAVAELLANAAKHAGAREVRIVLTHTGGADGLLRVTVADDGHGGAAYAADGDGGGLHGVRRRLRAFDGTLALDSPPGGPTLATLEIPCASSSPKTSSSSGTG
- a CDS encoding response regulator, with protein sequence MRVVLAEDLFLLRDGLTRTLEEHGCEVVAAVDNHPALVRALREERPDVAVIDIRLPPGFTDEGLRAALDARRERPGFPVLILSQYVEQLYAQELLAGGEGAVGYLLKDRVTHTAQFVDAVRTVAAGGTVLDPQVVARLLARSDARGNTAALTPREHEVLRLMAEGRSNAAVATALHISESAVAKHTAGIFGKLRIEPSADDNRRVLAVLAYLRR
- a CDS encoding succinate dehydrogenase/fumarate reductase iron-sulfur subunit; amino-acid sequence: MRLNLRVWRQQNGVAEGAMATYEVDGISPDMSFLEMLDTLNEELILRGEDPVAFDHDCREGICGACSLVINGDAHGPERTTSCQLHMRSFRDGDTIDVEPWRAAAFPVVKDLVVDRSAFDRIIQAGGYVSVPTGSAPEAHATPVPKADADLAFEHAECIGCGACVAACPNGSAMLFTSAKVNHLNVLPQGAPERETRVLDMVAQMDAEGFGGCTLTGECATACPKGIPLPSIAAMNKEWLRARRKAARS
- a CDS encoding succinate dehydrogenase translates to MALATKSARQTAPPPAPTRGFWASTLGKKTVMAVSGLIMLAYLVAHVAGNLKIFFGPEEFNGYGHWLRVMGAPVLHHQWGLWIARITLLTAVVAHAVSAYQLSRRDLKARPTRYAHRRKGSSYATRTMRWGGVILGLFIVWHVLDLTAGTVHTGGFEDGKPYQNVIDTFSTWYGNVIYIVAMLAVGLHVRHGFWSAAQTLGVGNARRERALKFLANALALVLTAGFIAVPVGVMTGVVN
- a CDS encoding YceI family protein, with the translated sequence MTTESRPTTPATPTVLPLAPGRWAFDPLHSAVGFTIRHFGISKVRGRFNELQAELVVGDTLETSSITATVALASVDTGNPDRDAHVRAADLLDVEKRPTMTFRSTRIAGDGEEWTLEGELTIGDVTRPIVFDVEFGGVVDNPVDGHQHAGFDATGEFRRSDYGLDFAPGVLGDVIKVTLEVQFLDPR
- a CDS encoding fumarate reductase/succinate dehydrogenase flavoprotein subunit, with protein sequence MSNPSINPDFTVGAPIADTAAPAGPIADRWDTRRFQAKLVNPANRRGHRIIVVGTGLAGGSAGATLAEQGYHVVQFCYQDSPRRAHSIAAQGGINAAKNYRNDGDSVHRLFYDTVKGGDFRARESNVHRLAQISVEIIDQCVAQGVPFAREYGGLLDTRSFGGVQVSRTFYARGQTGQQLLLGAYQALSRQIAAGNVEMHPRTEMLDLIVVDGRARGIVARDLITGAISTHYADAVVLATGGYGNVFYLSTNAMNSNATAVWRAHRRGAYFANPCFTQIHPTCIPRTGDHQSKLTLMSESLRNDGRIWVPKAQGDTRPPHAIPEDERDYYLERIYPSFGNLVPRDIASRAAKNVCDEGRGVGPGGQGVYLDFADAIRRMGRAKVEEKYGNLFDMYERITAENPYETPMRIYPAVHYTMGGLWVDYDLQTTIPGLFAIGEANFSDHGANRLGASALMQGLADGYFVLPATINDYLARHPHAEPVTDAHPAVRDVLAETEDRLNLLLAVDGDRTPDSFHRELGEVMWEFCGMARTEEGLRKALRRIPEIREEFWRRIKVPGTGEEFNQSLEKANRIVDYLELAELMCLDALHRAESCGGHFREESQTPDGEAARRDEEFSYAAAWEFADGAAPVLHKEDLTFEYVHPTQRSYA
- a CDS encoding LysR family transcriptional regulator, whose product is MQFQQLLYFVAVAETRHFTRAAERVHVSQPSLSQQIKALEQELGAELFSRARGNIALTDAGEALLPLARRILADTDTARHEVQELVQLKRGRVRLGATPSLCTGLLPDVLRDFHDLHPGIRLLIEEGGSHDLVRELARGALDLALVVLPLPTPSPALTTVELLTEDLVVVSSASAPAPRRPVRIAELREQPLVMFRHGYDLRELTVAACRAEGFEPSFTVEGGELDAVLGFVRAGLGLAVVPAMVAARAGRDLRVTALARPGLRRTIALAHRSDVAPPRAARELQKLLMASRRGGPLA
- a CDS encoding lysostaphin resistance A-like protein; the protein is MRVWKAETGVFLAVAFVAAGLLGAVQPATGVPAEVVQLTQFGPAAGVLAVALLWPGRIRDRLAGTLPARGGRARGLGLLLTAPLIIGLAAGAYALWTGGPGFTDPRSLAHPFALVVAAQLVGACGEEIGWRCFLQPLLGARFGPWVASVLVGAVWGVWHVGVFAETPAYAAGFLVATVAMSVVLGLGLERIRANRLLLAGGFHTLVNLGMLLFMDEESGAAAPMVLFGLACLVAAVPWVVAAGRRAPLDTIVAARRGAL